AAGCTGTGCGTCGGCACCTGGGCCCGGTAGCGCACCCACCACTCCTGGAAGTGGATTGCCCGACGGCCGTCGTCGGCCGGATCGGTGATCACCACGTGTGTCTCGCAGCGGTCATCGCTGGCCGGCAGCAACCGCGCGCCCGGTTGCCAGCGGTCGCACAGCGCGGTGGTGATCTGCGACAGCGGATAGCCGGCCCGCAGCATCTGGGTGCGCACCAGATGGGTGGCCAGGTCGCGGTCGCCCAGCGCGAACCAGTCCGGCTGGACGCCGTAGCGCGCCAATTCCTCCTTGGCGTGCCAGGTTTCGTCGCGGTGTCCCCACCCCCGCTGCGGGTCGACGCCTCCACCTAAGGTGTACATGCAGGTGTCCAAATCCGGACAGACGCGCAGCCCGTGGATCCAGGCGTCGTCGCCGACGTTGACGACCGCGGTTAGCTCATGGCAATCCGAGCCGTCGGCCGGGCCCCCCTGCGGCGCGAACTGACCCAGCGCGAGCAGCCGCTGGACCCCCAGCAGGAAGCGGGCGCCGCCGACCCCGCCGACGAGAACGGTGACCTTCACACCGCTCGACAGTACTGGGCGGTGGGCGATGTGATGGACACGCCGAGGGTCGAAAACAACAGAAACGCCGAAATTTCGTCACGAGATGATATGGAAATAGGTCATAACGCTTGACCCGGCAGGTCAACGAGTGTCTAATCACAACAGTGTCATTTCCCGGTTGGTCGCCGATTCCGGTGTCGCAGACCGAGATTCGATCACTTGTTCGAATTGTCTGTACATCAGAACAGTGGGAACTCACTGACTCACTCTCTCAATCAAAGCTGAGGAGGCGGACGAAGCATGTCTTACGAGCACCTTCGGGGCGTTATGACAGGCACACCGCACACCACTATTGGCTCGGCGCCGGCGGCTCAGGCGTTAAATGCCCGTCCGCACCTGACCGTGGTTCCCGATGCGCCAGTCGCATTCGAACCGGAGCCCTCGCCGCCGCCGACCACCGACCAATGGCAGGACCGCGCCCTGTGCGCGCAAACGGATCCCGAGGCCTTCTTCCCGGAGAAGGGCGGCTCGACACGTGAGGCCAAGAAGATCTGCCTCGGCTGCGAGGTGCGTCATGAATGCCTGGAGTACGCGCTGGCGCACGACGAGCGCTTCGGCATCTGGGGCGGCCTTTCCGAACGTGAGCGCCGCCGCCTCAAGCGCGGCATCATCTGACCATGGCGCGCGCCGCGGCGCAACGTTATTCGTCGTCGATCGTCGGATCGATGACCGAGGGCTCGACGTCCAAGTAGATGGCCACCTGAGCCACCAGGATTTCGTGCAGCAACTCGCCGAGTTCGATCGTGTCCTTGGCCCGTCGCTCAATTGGCTTGCGGAACAACACAATTCGTGCCCGCGTGGCGTTGCCACGGACGTCGACGCCGGCCGGGATCAAGCGGGCCAAAGCGATGGGTCCGTCGGCGATGACCTCGGGCGGCCACTGCACGCTGTCGGGGTCCTTGGCGGCGATGCGGGGGATTTCGTCGACCGCCACGTCGAGGTCGGCCACTCGTTCCTGCCAGCGCCGCTCGATGGGCTCGTAGGCCTCCAGCACGGCCATGTCGAACCGCTCGGCCCGGCTGCGCCATCCCGGCACCGTCGGCGGCAGCAGCGGGCCGCGCATGTCGCGGCCCCGTCGAGACCCGCGGTAGGAGGCCGATCGGTGCCGATCGTTTTGCGGGGAGCAGCGCGATTCGCCCACGCGCCGATGGTAACGGTTGCACATCGTGGGTCGAACAGATGCGCGTGTCCGGCGCTTCCGCGGCGTTTGTCCACGATAGCCTTTCGGTCGTGAACGTTCCCCGTCGCTGTTGCCGGCCCGGGTGTCCGCACTATGCCGTGGCGACCTTGACGTTCGTCTACTCGGACTCGACGGCGGTGGTGGGTCCACTCGCGACCGCGCGCGAACCGCATTCGTGGGACCTGTGCGTCGGCCATGCCGGCCGGATCACCGCGCCCCGCGGATGGGAACTCGTTCGCCACGCCGCCCCGTTGCCCACCCATCCCGACGAGGACGACCTGGTCGCCCTTGCCGACGCGGTGCGCGAGGGCCGCCCGGGCGATCGGGGCCTGCCCAACAACGGGGCCGCCGGCGCGCCGCGGAACGGCTGCGGCGGCTTTGAGGGTTTTGCCGATCCCCATGTCCAGCACGCCGGAGCCCACGCGACCGCGCCGAGCAGCGGGCTGCTCGCGCCGCCCGAGCGTCGTTCCGGGCGGCGCCGCGGACATCTGCGGGTGTTGCCCGACCCTGCCGACTAGTGCCGCCGCGGTGCCCCGTGCACCGTTGCGGCCCGTGTCTTACCGGGCCGATAGGCTGACGTCGAAGAGGGGGAACAACCCACGTCGTCAGGAGGTCCCCGCATGTCTCGGCCCGCCGCGACCGTTCGCCGTGTCATCAAGGCGTACGACGTGCGTGGGCTGGTCGGCGAAGAGCTCGACGGGCCGTTCGTCGCCGACGTCGGGGCCGCGTTCGCCAGGTTGATGCGCGCCGAGGGCGCGCGGCAGGTGGTCCTCGGCCACGACATGCGAGACAGCTCGCCGGCGCTGGCCGCCGCGTTCGCCACCGGGGTGACGGGCCAGGGCCTGGACGTGGTGCGGATCGGCTTGGCGTCCACCGATGAGCTCTATTTCGCCTCGGGGCTGCTGGAGTGCCCCGGCGCGATGTTCACCGCGAGCCACAACCCGGCGGCCTACAACGGCATCAAGCTGTGCCGGGCCGGCGCGAAACCCGTCGGCGCCGAGACCGGGCTGAGCGTCATCACCGACGACGTGATCGCCGGGGTCAAGCCGGGTGACGCGGCGCCCGGAACCGTCACCGACCGGGACGTGCTGGCCGACTACGGGAAATTCCTGCGTTCGCTGGTGAACACCTCCGGGCTGCGCCCCCTGCGGGTGGCCGTCGACGCCGGCAACGGCATGGCCGGCCTCACCGCGCCCGCCGTGCTCGGCCCGATCGAGTCGATCACCTTGCTGCCGTTGTACTTCGAACTCGACGGCTCGTTTCCCCACCACGAGGCCAACCCGCTCGACCCGGCCAACCTGGTGGACCTGCAGGCCTATGTGCGCGACACCGGCGCCGATATAGGGCTGGCCTTCGACGGGGACGCCGACCGGTGCTTCGTGGTCGACGAACGCGGCCGGCCCGTG
The nucleotide sequence above comes from Mycobacterium malmoense. Encoded proteins:
- a CDS encoding WhiB family transcriptional regulator gives rise to the protein MTGTPHTTIGSAPAAQALNARPHLTVVPDAPVAFEPEPSPPPTTDQWQDRALCAQTDPEAFFPEKGGSTREAKKICLGCEVRHECLEYALAHDERFGIWGGLSERERRRLKRGII
- the cofD gene encoding 2-phospho-L-lactate transferase, with translation MKVTVLVGGVGGARFLLGVQRLLALGQFAPQGGPADGSDCHELTAVVNVGDDAWIHGLRVCPDLDTCMYTLGGGVDPQRGWGHRDETWHAKEELARYGVQPDWFALGDRDLATHLVRTQMLRAGYPLSQITTALCDRWQPGARLLPASDDRCETHVVITDPADDGRRAIHFQEWWVRYRAQVPTHSFAFVGAENASATTEAVAAIADADVILLAPSNPVVSVGAILAVPGIRGALRAARAPVVGYSPIIGGKPLRGMADACLSVIGVKSTAEAVGRHYGARRATGILDCWLVHEGDEADVEGVSVRAIPLLMSDPRATAEMVRAGLELAGLAA
- a CDS encoding metallopeptidase family protein, with product MRGPLLPPTVPGWRSRAERFDMAVLEAYEPIERRWQERVADLDVAVDEIPRIAAKDPDSVQWPPEVIADGPIALARLIPAGVDVRGNATRARIVLFRKPIERRAKDTIELGELLHEILVAQVAIYLDVEPSVIDPTIDDE
- a CDS encoding phosphomannomutase/phosphoglucomutase: MSRPAATVRRVIKAYDVRGLVGEELDGPFVADVGAAFARLMRAEGARQVVLGHDMRDSSPALAAAFATGVTGQGLDVVRIGLASTDELYFASGLLECPGAMFTASHNPAAYNGIKLCRAGAKPVGAETGLSVITDDVIAGVKPGDAAPGTVTDRDVLADYGKFLRSLVNTSGLRPLRVAVDAGNGMAGLTAPAVLGPIESITLLPLYFELDGSFPHHEANPLDPANLVDLQAYVRDTGADIGLAFDGDADRCFVVDERGRPVAPSTVTGLVAARELGREIGAMIIHNVITSRAVPELVTERGGTPLRSRVGHSYIKALMAETGAIFGGEHSAHYYFRDFWGADSGMLAALYVLAALGEQQRPLSELTADYQRYESSGEINFTVADASYCIDAVLKSFGGRIQSIDHLDGVTVDLGDGSWFNLRTSNTEPLLRLNVEGRSVEDVDAVVAQIRAEIAQAAP
- a CDS encoding DUF3499 domain-containing protein → MNVPRRCCRPGCPHYAVATLTFVYSDSTAVVGPLATAREPHSWDLCVGHAGRITAPRGWELVRHAAPLPTHPDEDDLVALADAVREGRPGDRGLPNNGAAGAPRNGCGGFEGFADPHVQHAGAHATAPSSGLLAPPERRSGRRRGHLRVLPDPAD